A window of Strix aluco isolate bStrAlu1 chromosome 2, bStrAlu1.hap1, whole genome shotgun sequence contains these coding sequences:
- the CHST7 gene encoding carbohydrate sulfotransferase 7: MKGRRRWRWRGEHRRFAAVLVLYTLLLLLLVPYALDYGARRGRADEEPLLRRCPSLEEALSEWGWEQRQPPLDEEEEEEEDEEEAEGAGGGTAGAAGNGSAAAAGGKRHIYLHATWRTGSSFLGELFNQHPDVFYLYEPMWHLWQALYPGDALSLQGALRDMLRALFRCDFSVLRLYAAPPGPRDPLAAAPPAAAANLTTAGIFGWRTNKVICSPPLCPAAPRPRREIGLVDGAACEETCPPRALRELEAECRKYPVVVIKDVRLLELGALLPLLREPGLNLRVVQLFRDPRAVHNSRLKARQALLRESIQVLRSRHRAEPRGPPRHPQQQPPPQQLLLPPGLLGGGRAPQPQHRAEFFLGGALEVICQAWLRDLLLARRAPAWLRRRYTQLRYEDLVREPRAQLRRLLRFAGLPVPPALETFVLNMTRGAAYSSDRPFLISARDAREAIHAWRERLSRQQVRQVEAACGEAMSLLAYPLSGGDAR, from the coding sequence ATGAAGGGCCGccggcggtggcggtggcggggggagcaCCGCCGCTTCGCCGCGGTGCTGGTGCTGtacacgctgctgctgctgctgctggtgccctACGCGCTGGACTACGGGGCCCGGCGGGGACGGGCGGACGAGGAGCCGCTGCTGCGGCGCTGCCCCAGCCTGGAGGAGGCGCTGAGCgagtggggctgggagcagcggCAGCCTCCGCTGgacgaagaggaggaggaggaggaggatgaggaggaggcagaaggcGCCGGCGGCGGCACGGCCGGGGCGGCGGGTAacggcagcgcggcggcggcgggggggaagCGGCACATCTACCTGCACGCTACCTGGCGCACGGGCTCCTCCTTCCTGGGGGAGCTCTTCAACCAGCACCCCGACGTCTTCTACCTCTACGAGCCCATGTGGCACCTGTGGCAGGCCCTCTACCCGGGGGACGCGCTGAGCCTGCAGGGCGCCCTCCGCGACATGCTGCGCGCCCTCTTCCGATGCGACTTCTCCGTCCTGCGCCTCtacgccgccccgcccggcccccgcgaCCCGctggccgccgccccgcccgccgccgccgccaacctCACCACGGCCGGCATCTTCGGCTGGCGGACCAACAAGGTGATCTGCTCGCCGCCGctctgccccgccgccccgcggccccgccgggagATCGGCCTCGTCGACGGCGCCGCCTGCGAGGAGACGTGCCCGCCGCGGGCGCTGCGGGAGCTGGAGGCCGAGTGCCGCAAGTACCCGGTGGTGGTCATCAAGGACGTgcggctgctggagctgggcgcgctgctgccgctgctgcggGAGCCCGGCCTCAACCTGCGGGTGGTGCAGCTCTTCCGCGACCCCCGCGCCGTCCACAACTCCCGCCTGAAGGCGCGGCAGGCGCTGCTGCGGGAGAGCATCCAGGTGCTGCGCAGCCGCCACCGCGCCGAGCCGCGGGGGCCGCCCCGCCAcccgcagcagcagccgccgccgcagcagctcctgctgccgcCCGGCCTGctgggcggcgggcgggcgccgcaGCCCCAGCACCGCGCCGAGTTCTTCCTCGGCGGCGCCCTGGAGGTGATCTGCCAGGCTTGGCTGCGCGACCTGCTGCtggcccgccgcgccccggcctgGCTCCGCCGCCGCTACACGCAGCTGCGCTACGAGGACCTGGTGCGGGAGCCCCGCGCCCAGCTGCGCCGCCTGCTGCGCTTCGCCGGGCTGCCGGTGCCGCCCGCCCTGGAGACCTTCGTCCTCAACATGACCCGCGGCGCCGCCTACTCCTCCGACCGGCCCTTCCTCATCTCGGCCCGCGACGCGCGGGAGGCCATCCACGCCTGGCGGGAGCGCCTCAGCCGCCAGCAGGTGCGGCAGGTGGAGGCGGCCTGCGGCGAGGCCATGAGCCTCCTCGCCTACCCCCTCAGCGGCGGCGACGCCCGGTAG